CCATGAAACCACCGATTCCTCAGCCGTCAAGACACTACTACCGGCAGCGGGCCCCCGTGGTTACGGACTGGCCATGATCAGTTCGATTTTGACCGGGGCGTTAACCGGAGGCAAGCTGCCGATACATAAAACACGCGCACCGGAACTCGAAGGCTCAGAACATTTCTTTTATGTCATCGATATCAAACAATTCGTTGCCGAAGACAAATTCCATGAAGCAATGAGTTCCGCAACGGAAGCTATTCATCAGTTAAACCCGGTGAACGAAAACGAACGGGTTCTGATACCTGGAGAGCAGGAATGGGAACAGACTCAACAATCGCTCCAGGAAGGCCTGTATGTCCATCGCGATCATGCCGGCTTACTGAAAGAATTGGCAGAACGTGTTAAGTTTGATGTTCCCTGGTAAGCATACTTCTGTTTTTCGAAATCACTTTTTCATATCGAGTTATGAGGTCTGAAATGAGAATGGCAGCACGTCAGTCAATTTCACTTCTGATGTTATCAATCTGTTTTATCTGTTCCGTCAATACAGAGCTCACCGCAGGTAAATATAATCCTGTGTTAAATGCCGGCGATCCGGCACCGACCTGGGAGAAATTGCCTGCGACAAACGGCAAGTCTTATTCCAGCGATTCTTTCAAAGACAAAGACGTGCTGGTGATCGCCTTCACCTGTAACAGTTGTCCTTATGCCGTTGATTATGAAGACCGTCTGAATCGTCTGGCACAAAAATATGCGGCCAAGGATTCTCCCGTAGGCGTGATTGCCGTCAACGTCAATCTGGTTCCGGCAGACAGTCTGGAAAAGATGAAAGCCCGGGCCGAAAAGAAAAAATTTGCTTTTCCGTATCTGTTTGACAAGACGCAAAAAATCGGCCAGAAATTCGGCGCCACGCGCACCCCGGAATTTTTTGTATTGAACAAAGACCGAAAAGTCGTTTACATGGGAGCCATGGACGACTCGACCGATGCCAGCAAAGTTAAACATGATTACGTCTCAGCGGCAATTCAAGCAGCGCTCGCCGGTAAACAGCCGGAAACGCAGGAAACCATTGCCATCGGCTGTAATGTTCGCTACAAACGCATCCGCAGAAAAAATTAATATCCGCCTCTCAAATGTTTTTATAGCAGTACACATGACGAAATTAAACCAGATACATATTCAGGATTGCATTGCCGGAATGCAGGGACTCGAAGCGGGATCGATTGATCTGGCCTTCGCAGATCCGCCGTTCAATATCGGCTATGAATATGATCAATATGAAGACCGCCTGGAGAGTGAACAGTATCTCGACTGGTGTTCGCTCTGGATGACTGAAGTCGTGCGGCTGTTGAAGCCGGACGGTACGTTCTGGCTGGCCATCGGCGATGAATACGCGGCTGAGCTGAAAGTGATGATGCAGCGTGAACTCGGATTAACCTGCCGCAGTTGGGTCATCTGGTATTACACATTTGGTGTGAACTGCAAAAACAAATTCAGCCGCTCGCATGCACATCTCTTTCATATGGTCAAAGACTCGAAACAGTTCACCTTCAATGCCGACGATCCTTCGATCCGTGTGCCTTCTGCCCGACAGTTGGTTTACGGCGACAAACGGGCCAACCCCAAAGGACGCCTGCCCGATGATACCTGGATCTTAAGACCCCAAGATATTCCGGAAAGTTTTCAGCCGGACGAAGACACCTGGTACTTTCCCCGCATCAATGGCACGTTTAAGGAACGGCAGGGCTGGCACGGCTGCCAGATGCCCGAACAACTGCTGGGACGCATCATTCGCGCCTGCTCTCATCCGGAAGAAGTGGTCCTTGATCCGTTTTCGGGCAGCGGAACGACGCTGGCGGTCGCTAAAAAGTTAAACCGTCAGTTTGTCGGCTTTGAACTCTCGGAAGAATACGGGGCACGCACACAACAGCGGTTGGCTGACATTGAAATCGGGCAGCCATTGGACGGACAGGAAAACCCGTTACTCAGCGCGCCTTCCACCAAAAATGGAAAACGGCTGAAAGACCAGCCCGCGAGTACGGCTTCGAAAAAAAGAGCCGCTCCGAAGAAGCAGAATCCACGTCAGAAAAAACTGCTCTGATCTAAATCATCCCACTCCTGGCCTCTCTTCTCGCCTGCCTGCAACACGCGCATACGCAATCTCAAAACGCGCCGTTAAAGAGAACGCTGCCCACCCAAAACACTCATTCCCCCTGTTTCTCGCGGCATGGAATGTGCCTTTTCAGTGATATGCCGTTTTTGCCCCTGAAATCAGGTCTCTGCTCTCTAAAATGTTGCCTTAAAACAACATTGGTTTACCGGTGATGTTGAGAAAAGTCAACGCAATAGCACCGTTTCAGGCTTCAGTCAGGCTTACTAATAAAAAGGATCGAAACTGCTGTAACGGTTCGCTAGAATAACCAGATCGCATCAACCACAACTCTTATCGGGATTATAAGAACTCATCGTGGCAAACTTCATCAACTCTCTCACTGATCGACTTCGCGGTTTTTTCCTGACAGGAGAAAATGAAATCCCTGCGCTATGGTGGGACATGATCAAGCAGATTCAATACCTGCAGCAGGAAAATGCATCCCTGTCTGAGTCCCAGCTATTTGATGAATGGAACTCACTCCGTTTTCGAGTGCAAAGTGGTGAGTCACTCACCAACCTGCTTCCCGAAGCATTTGCGATTGTGAGTGAGCAAATGCAACGACACCTGGGTATGACACCTTATCCCGTGCAATTCCTGGGCGCGTTTGCCATGCATGAAGGGGCGATCGCAGAAATGCAGACGGGGGAAGGCAAAACTCTGACGGCCGCGTTGACGTTGTGTCTGAATGCGTTGCCCGACGAAGGAATTCATATCGCCACTGCCAATGACTATCTCGCCCAGCGCGACGCTCAATGGTTGAGCCCCGTCTATTATTCACTGGGAATGACCGTCGGCACCATCACCGCGAATTCCACCATGGCCGAGCGGCGGGACGCTTATGAATGTGATATCACCTACAGCACCGCGCGTGAATTTGGTTTTGACTATCTGAAAGATCTGCTCAATGCGCCGGAATCCAAACTGTCCGTCTCTTCCCGTCGCCAGCAGTTATTCGGTCAGCAGAATAATCAGAGCGAACAGACACTCCTGAATTCCCGCAAGCCTTACATGGTAATCATCGACGAAGCCGACAGCATCCTGATTGACGAAGCACGTACGCCGTTGATCATTGGGCAGACCGATGCTGCCGAAGCAGAACAAATGACTGACCTCTGCCAGTGGAGTGCGTCGCAAATCACGAAATTAACGGAAGACGAACATTACATCGACCATGGTCCGCAGCGTGGCATGGAATTGACCGAAGCAGGTCGACGTATTGTACGTGAAATGTTACTACAAAAGGATGCTCCCGGATCACTCGATACAGGAACTGCCTATCAGTCTTCGGAACGGGCCTTAAAAGCGCACCGCTACTTCCAGAACGGTCGCGATTATGTCGTCCGTGATGGCAAAGTAGAGATCGTCGATGAATTCACAGGACGCATCTCTGAAGGCCGGATGTGGCAGAATGGCGTGCATCAGGCTATCGAAGCAAAAGAAGGCCTGGAGATTACCTCGCCCACCAAAGTGGGTGCACAAACAACGGTTCAGGAATTATTCTCACGCTATCCGCGTATGGCCGGCATGACAGGAACCGCCGAGTCTGCCGCCAGAGAATTGAAAAAAATCTTCGGCACCCCCGTTATCAAAATCCCAACCAACCGGCCTTCAAAGCGCCAAATTCTTCCCGAACAAATTTTCCTGACAGAAGAAGAAAAATGGGCCGCGATTATTGAGGAAACCGCCGCAATGCACCAACAAGACAGACCGGTGCTGATCGGGACGCGTTCAGTGAATCTGTCAAATCAGTTATCTGCGCGGCTCTTACAGGCAGGGCTGGAGCATGAAGTGCTACACGCGCTCAACCATAAAAATGAAGCTGCGATTATTCAAGAAGCGGGACAGCCGGGCCGAATTACAGTCGCCACGAATATGGCGGGCCGCGGAACGGATATCCTGCTGGGCGAGGGGGTCGCTGAAAAAGGAGGCCTGCACGTCATCTGTTCCGAATTGCATGAATCAGCCCGCATCGATCGGCAATTAACCGGACGTTG
This window of the Gimesia fumaroli genome carries:
- a CDS encoding thioredoxin family protein, whose translation is MRMAARQSISLLMLSICFICSVNTELTAGKYNPVLNAGDPAPTWEKLPATNGKSYSSDSFKDKDVLVIAFTCNSCPYAVDYEDRLNRLAQKYAAKDSPVGVIAVNVNLVPADSLEKMKARAEKKKFAFPYLFDKTQKIGQKFGATRTPEFFVLNKDRKVVYMGAMDDSTDASKVKHDYVSAAIQAALAGKQPETQETIAIGCNVRYKRIRRKN
- a CDS encoding preprotein translocase subunit SecA, with the translated sequence MANFINSLTDRLRGFFLTGENEIPALWWDMIKQIQYLQQENASLSESQLFDEWNSLRFRVQSGESLTNLLPEAFAIVSEQMQRHLGMTPYPVQFLGAFAMHEGAIAEMQTGEGKTLTAALTLCLNALPDEGIHIATANDYLAQRDAQWLSPVYYSLGMTVGTITANSTMAERRDAYECDITYSTAREFGFDYLKDLLNAPESKLSVSSRRQQLFGQQNNQSEQTLLNSRKPYMVIIDEADSILIDEARTPLIIGQTDAAEAEQMTDLCQWSASQITKLTEDEHYIDHGPQRGMELTEAGRRIVREMLLQKDAPGSLDTGTAYQSSERALKAHRYFQNGRDYVVRDGKVEIVDEFTGRISEGRMWQNGVHQAIEAKEGLEITSPTKVGAQTTVQELFSRYPRMAGMTGTAESAARELKKIFGTPVIKIPTNRPSKRQILPEQIFLTEEEKWAAIIEETAAMHQQDRPVLIGTRSVNLSNQLSARLLQAGLEHEVLHALNHKNEAAIIQEAGQPGRITVATNMAGRGTDILLGEGVAEKGGLHVICSELHESARIDRQLTGRCARQGDPGSAHTLLSLEDDILTAGLGEEQAQNLNSSFQETSQDLKATLRYFYQAQQRIEARHEQQRIDLVNRIMQRRQMLQQMGQHANLNVQ
- a CDS encoding DNA-methyltransferase — encoded protein: MTKLNQIHIQDCIAGMQGLEAGSIDLAFADPPFNIGYEYDQYEDRLESEQYLDWCSLWMTEVVRLLKPDGTFWLAIGDEYAAELKVMMQRELGLTCRSWVIWYYTFGVNCKNKFSRSHAHLFHMVKDSKQFTFNADDPSIRVPSARQLVYGDKRANPKGRLPDDTWILRPQDIPESFQPDEDTWYFPRINGTFKERQGWHGCQMPEQLLGRIIRACSHPEEVVLDPFSGSGTTLAVAKKLNRQFVGFELSEEYGARTQQRLADIEIGQPLDGQENPLLSAPSTKNGKRLKDQPASTASKKRAAPKKQNPRQKKLL